A portion of the uncultured Draconibacterium sp. genome contains these proteins:
- a CDS encoding nucleoside phosphorylase, with translation MIKQSELILNNDGSIFHLHLKPENIGKQIILVGDPARVDTIGNFFDEIVFTVQNREFKTITGFYNKKKISVISTGIGTDNIDIVLNELDALANIDLQTRTIKKELSSLDIVRIGTSGGLQNDLPVNTFVVSEKSIGFDGLLNYYANREQVCDMEFEAAFRKHTNWSDSLAAPYTVDAGPALLNKFSDDIFKKGVTISAPGFYAPQGRELRLSLAFPQLNELIETFSYEDLRITNFEMESSAIYGLSKMMGHNALTVCLIIANRVTLTANENYRDEMKKLIKAVLDNLSN, from the coding sequence ATGATTAAACAATCCGAACTTATATTGAACAACGATGGAAGTATATTCCATTTGCACCTGAAACCGGAAAATATTGGTAAACAAATTATTCTTGTGGGCGACCCGGCACGAGTTGACACCATAGGCAATTTTTTCGACGAGATTGTTTTTACAGTTCAAAACCGTGAATTTAAAACGATTACAGGTTTCTATAATAAAAAAAAGATTTCGGTAATATCTACCGGTATTGGTACCGACAATATTGATATTGTGCTAAACGAACTGGATGCACTTGCAAATATTGATTTGCAGACCCGCACCATAAAAAAGGAATTGAGTTCGCTTGATATTGTTCGAATCGGAACTTCGGGCGGATTACAAAACGACTTGCCGGTAAATACCTTTGTCGTTTCAGAAAAATCGATTGGTTTTGATGGTTTGCTTAATTATTACGCTAACCGCGAACAAGTTTGCGACATGGAATTTGAAGCTGCATTCAGGAAACACACAAACTGGAGCGATTCTTTAGCTGCGCCTTACACGGTTGATGCAGGCCCAGCACTATTAAATAAGTTTTCGGATGATATATTTAAGAAAGGCGTAACTATTTCTGCACCTGGCTTTTATGCTCCGCAAGGTCGCGAATTACGCTTGTCATTGGCTTTCCCTCAGTTAAACGAGTTGATAGAAACATTTTCGTACGAAGATTTACGGATTACGAATTTCGAAATGGAAAGCTCGGCCATTTACGGACTTTCAAAAATGATGGGCCACAACGCCCTTACGGTATGTTTAATTATTGCAAACCGTGTTACGCTTACGGCAAACGAAAACTACCGCGACGAAATGAAAAAACTAATTAAAGCAGTACTCGATAATTTAAGCAATTAG
- a CDS encoding transglutaminase-like domain-containing protein yields MEQERLDALVTLLDDPDATVFHMVEQELLKEDEAIIPALEKKWEQSFDENSQNRIENIIQSLQFKRTFSGLKNWVNQTPGTQDLFEGFCAVDKFQYPDLNPLNLTLKIENLRKSIWLELNNSLTLLEKTTILNHFIFNLNGYSVNLSNPDSPQNCFLNQLLDTKRGNPVSMSIFYTIIARAVELPAYLVDFPKNPLVAIVDAELAQKVHGSTRDTEVLFYINPSNKGAITSRKEIDYHLKRNEYEPVKEYAEPKPDVIFIQRLVESMLDAYNSVGYTEKQEKIKQLLSLF; encoded by the coding sequence ATGGAACAGGAAAGACTCGATGCTCTGGTAACCCTTCTCGACGATCCTGACGCAACTGTTTTTCATATGGTTGAACAGGAATTATTAAAAGAAGACGAGGCAATTATTCCGGCACTGGAAAAGAAGTGGGAACAAAGTTTCGACGAAAACAGTCAGAACCGCATCGAAAACATTATTCAGAGTTTACAGTTTAAAAGAACTTTTAGCGGGCTAAAAAACTGGGTTAATCAAACGCCGGGAACGCAAGATCTTTTTGAAGGTTTTTGTGCTGTAGATAAATTCCAGTATCCCGACCTTAATCCGCTTAACCTGACCTTAAAAATTGAGAACCTGCGAAAATCGATATGGCTGGAATTGAATAACTCATTAACGTTGCTTGAAAAAACAACCATTTTAAACCACTTCATATTCAATCTGAACGGTTATTCGGTAAATTTAAGCAATCCTGATTCGCCACAAAACTGCTTTTTAAACCAATTGCTGGATACAAAACGTGGCAATCCGGTTTCGATGAGTATTTTTTACACCATTATTGCACGTGCGGTTGAACTACCTGCCTACTTGGTTGATTTCCCAAAAAATCCGCTGGTGGCCATTGTTGATGCTGAATTAGCACAAAAAGTACACGGATCAACACGCGATACCGAGGTATTATTTTATATTAATCCATCGAATAAAGGAGCTATTACCAGCCGCAAAGAGATTGATTATCACCTGAAAAGGAACGAATATGAACCTGTAAAAGAATATGCAGAGCCAAAACCGGATGTCATATTTATACAACGTTTGGTTGAATCAATGCTTGACGCATACAATTCGGTTGGTTACACCGAAAAACAGGAAAAGATAAAACAGCTACTTAGTTTGTTTTAG
- a CDS encoding patatin-like phospholipase family protein — protein MIKSLLVSILLTLFVLHSNAQSVGLVLSGGGAKGMAHIGVIRVLEENNIPIDYISGTSIGAIVGGLYAAGYSADEMEELFKSDDFYFWSTGKIQREYRYYFKRQEDDPTWVQLRVAKKDEKVKILPPTNIIPGEQMDFAFMELTAATSAACNYDFNQLMVPYFCIAADVNNSQPLVLRNGDLGNAMRASMTVPLYFKPIKIDGKLLFDGGLLNNFPTNYMKEIFNPDIIIGHKVADDVKAADADDVMQQISNMVMRPTNFEIKPSDGILLETKFENVGLLDFNKIDTVLARGEQTTMAKIDSIKQLIDRRVPKEVIQARRDSFNARKPELNFQNIQVEGVTDPMQRQFIIQSIKHRNNIVSLSTLKTEYFKLVADDQLKSIQPITRYNPTSGYFDLHLKVEPEKRLDLSIGGNISTKPINQGFAAINFRSYNSRAYSLHSNIYFGRFYSSFKLGGRIDYPTSLPLYIESYLTFNRWDYFSSSTELIFEDVRSPYIVKDETNARLETGFPLGLHSKIYAGVAYSSASNDYYQTNESELGNIPDNSKFNAFVSKIGFENNSLNYKQYATEGAYRGIDGRFVVGEEKYRAGSSNLSSSTASTNHNYFQLHAHSLRYFSLGSKFILGTHLESFLSSKELFQTYRSTKLSAQGFTPSPHSKSLFINEFQSNNYLAGGLKAIYNFSPDLHLRIEGYGFCPIHEELEQSDLSAIKSNNFIDNYYIQGLAALVYQTGIGPVSLSFNYYEKSNTNLYVTLNFGYILFNKRGL, from the coding sequence ATGATTAAATCATTACTTGTCAGCATTTTACTTACTTTATTTGTACTTCACAGCAATGCGCAGTCTGTTGGTCTGGTGCTTAGTGGTGGCGGAGCAAAAGGAATGGCTCACATTGGAGTGATACGTGTATTGGAAGAAAACAATATTCCTATCGATTATATTTCGGGCACTTCAATAGGTGCGATTGTTGGCGGACTTTATGCAGCTGGCTATTCGGCCGATGAAATGGAAGAGCTTTTTAAATCGGATGATTTCTATTTCTGGTCGACTGGAAAAATACAGCGCGAATACCGTTATTATTTTAAACGTCAGGAAGACGATCCAACCTGGGTGCAACTGCGTGTGGCAAAAAAAGATGAGAAGGTTAAAATTTTGCCACCAACCAATATTATTCCGGGCGAGCAAATGGATTTTGCTTTTATGGAGTTAACTGCTGCCACCAGTGCAGCTTGTAATTACGATTTTAACCAATTAATGGTTCCCTATTTTTGTATTGCTGCAGATGTTAACAACAGTCAGCCACTTGTTTTACGTAATGGCGATTTGGGTAATGCAATGCGCGCATCAATGACCGTTCCTCTTTATTTTAAACCGATAAAGATTGATGGCAAATTACTGTTCGACGGAGGTTTGTTAAATAACTTTCCGACCAACTACATGAAAGAAATCTTTAACCCCGATATTATTATTGGCCATAAAGTTGCCGATGATGTAAAAGCTGCCGATGCCGACGATGTGATGCAGCAAATATCGAACATGGTTATGCGCCCAACAAATTTTGAGATAAAACCATCGGACGGAATTTTACTCGAAACAAAATTTGAGAATGTAGGATTGCTCGATTTTAATAAAATTGACACAGTGCTGGCACGAGGAGAACAAACAACAATGGCAAAAATCGACAGTATAAAACAACTGATTGACAGAAGGGTGCCAAAAGAAGTAATTCAGGCACGACGCGACAGTTTTAATGCGCGCAAACCTGAACTCAACTTTCAAAACATTCAGGTTGAAGGTGTTACCGACCCCATGCAACGTCAGTTTATTATTCAAAGTATTAAACACCGTAATAACATCGTTTCACTATCAACACTAAAAACGGAATATTTTAAATTGGTTGCTGACGATCAACTTAAATCGATTCAGCCAATTACGCGTTATAATCCAACTTCAGGTTATTTTGATCTGCACCTAAAGGTTGAACCCGAGAAACGCCTTGATTTAAGTATCGGCGGAAATATATCGACCAAACCGATTAACCAGGGGTTTGCAGCCATTAATTTCAGAAGTTACAACAGCAGGGCATATTCGTTGCATTCAAACATTTATTTCGGACGTTTTTACAGTTCGTTTAAACTGGGCGGGCGTATCGACTATCCAACATCGCTGCCTCTTTACATCGAATCGTACTTAACATTCAACCGTTGGGATTATTTTTCATCGAGTACCGAGTTGATATTTGAAGATGTTCGCTCGCCATACATTGTTAAAGATGAAACAAACGCCAGGCTGGAAACCGGATTTCCGCTTGGCCTGCACAGTAAAATTTATGCTGGCGTGGCCTATTCATCTGCCAGTAACGACTATTATCAAACCAATGAATCGGAATTGGGTAATATCCCCGACAACTCAAAATTTAATGCTTTTGTGTCGAAAATAGGATTTGAAAACAACTCATTAAACTACAAGCAATATGCAACTGAAGGGGCATACCGAGGAATTGATGGTAGGTTTGTTGTAGGAGAAGAAAAATACCGGGCGGGAAGCAGCAATTTATCTTCTTCAACAGCGTCAACCAATCACAACTATTTTCAATTGCACGCGCACTCGTTACGCTATTTTTCGTTAGGAAGTAAATTTATTTTGGGTACGCACCTCGAATCTTTTTTAAGCTCTAAAGAGCTGTTTCAGACTTACAGATCGACAAAACTTTCGGCTCAGGGATTTACTCCATCACCTCACAGCAAGTCATTATTTATCAACGAGTTTCAATCGAATAATTATTTGGCCGGCGGTTTAAAGGCAATTTATAATTTTTCGCCCGATTTACATCTTCGTATCGAGGGCTATGGTTTCTGCCCCATACACGAAGAGTTGGAGCAAAGTGATTTATCGGCCATTAAAAGCAACAATTTTATCGACAATTATTACATACAGGGATTGGCTGCATTGGTGTATCAAACGGGAATTGGGCCGGTGAGTCTGTCGTTTAACTATTACGAAAAGAGTAATACCAATCTTTACGTAACGCTTAATTTTGGATATATACTTTTCAATAAACGAGGTTTGTAA